The following DNA comes from Candidatus Desulfofervidus auxilii.
AAGACTGGGAAGGAGAAGATGTTGTTAAAAAATGGGTAGAGAAAGTTATTGAAACCGATAAGGGGTTGGTAGTGTTATTGACGGCTTTTTTAAATGAAGTCCGGAGTTGGGGTGAAGGTGATTATGTGGCTAGAGAAAATTGGCACTTAGACCTCCAAGTATTAGAACCTTACCTTGACCTTAACGCTACTTATAACCGGTGTAAAAATTTACTTGAAAATCTTCCTGCATGGTTAAAAGATAACGAAAAGACAGCTGTAGAAACCTTCATTAAGAATATGAAAAAGCAAATTAATAAGGAGAACAAACCACATGCAGACCTTCATCGAAACTGACTTTCCTATAAAAGCAGTGAGTGCTGAAGGTGCAAGGGAAAAGAATATAAGACATGGACATATTTCTACCTTGCATATTTGGTGGGCGAGGGGCAATGGATAGTAAGTCAAATATGGAGAAAATTATAAAAAATATTGTTGTAGAGACCGTGAAAGAATCGGGATATTCTCTTGAAAGAATCATTTTATTCGGATCACGGGCAAGAGGAAATTTTGATGAAAATAGTGATTGGGATCTTCTAATAGTAATAAAAGAAGATCTTACGAGAGAAGAAAAACTTAATCTTTTTTCCAAAATATCAAAAAAATTAGCCAAACGATTGATACCTTGTGATCTCCTTATAAGAAGTAGAAAAGAAGTTGAAAAATTAAAAACTTACTTTCATTCTGTTACTAAGACAGCGTTGCAGGAAGGGATTGTATTGTGAATGAAGAAGTAAAAGAATGGATAATAAAAGCTTACGAAGATTACATTACAGCAAAATACTTAATTTCTCTGCCTGAGGATGAAATAATTACTAGTGCTGTATGTTTTCATTCACAGCAATTTGTTGAAAAAATTTTCAAAGCCTTTTTAGTATTGCATAAGGTAAAATTTGGAAGGACACATAATCTTTCCTTACTTAAAGAACTTTGTTCCAGGAAAGATCCTTCTATTAAAGAATTGG
Coding sequences within:
- a CDS encoding nucleotidyltransferase domain-containing protein — protein: MDSKSNMEKIIKNIVVETVKESGYSLERIILFGSRARGNFDENSDWDLLIVIKEDLTREEKLNLFSKISKKLAKRLIPCDLLIRSRKEVEKLKTYFHSVTKTALQEGIVL
- a CDS encoding HEPN domain-containing protein; translation: MNEEVKEWIIKAYEDYITAKYLISLPEDEIITSAVCFHSQQFVEKIFKAFLVLHKVKFGRTHNLSLLKELCSRKDPSIKELEVENLNMYAVESRYPEIFLIPSLKEAQRSFKTADYVKEMMFGKLNVQEKEVINWIKELKQKS